From a region of the Drosophila virilis strain 15010-1051.87 chromosome 3, Dvir_AGI_RSII-ME, whole genome shotgun sequence genome:
- the LOC26531067 gene encoding collagenase has translation MGNQLKWQLILLALLLLVYWSHVEARYTRPQRIINGSKAKAQQFPYQVFYDVLFNSKWIPQCGGVIISERAVLTAAHCIEDGIDSIKLYFGAVNRKNSSETGQQRLIVHRENIIIHEGFDFNQTLNDIAIINLPADIQVDEFIQPVGLPSPNQVIDNLEGITSGFGHTQAPKEEIRNVSHHLMYLQVRILPNKVCKPLLQKYNPAQFFPSSWVCIAPSKSAPCKGDSGGPLVIKNANGSNTLVGLTSFGMDTICTLKRPVVYTRVSSYLEWIQSAIEYTKW, from the exons ATGGGAAATCAACTTAAGTGGCAGCTTATCCTCTTGGCCCTACTACTATTGGTCTATTGGTCTCATGTGGAGGCTCGATACACACGACCGCAACGCATTATAAATGGCTCTAAGGCAAAAGCGCAACAGTTCCCTTATCAAGTATTTTATGACGTTCTTTTCAATTCGAAATGGATCCCACAATGTGGAGGCGTTATAATCTCAGAGAGAGCTGTGCTCACAGCAGCTCATTGCATTGAAGATGGCAT cgaCTCAATCAAACTATACTTCGGAGCTGTGAATAGAAAAAATTCCAGCGAAACGGGACAGCAACGTTTGATAGTGCATAgggaaaatattattatacacGAAGGGTTCGACTTTAATCAAACCCTTAACGATATTGCTATCATAAATCTGCCAGCTGATATACAAGTTGATGAATTTATTCAACCAGTTGGATTGCCGAGTCCGAACCAAGTTATTGACAACTTAGAGGGTATTACATCTGGTTTTGGCCACACTCAAG CACCAAAAGAGGAAATACGAAACGTTTCACACCACCTAATGTACTTACAAGTGAGAATACTACCAAATAAGGTGTGCAAGCCCTTACTGCAAAAGTATAATCCTGCACAATTCTTCCCATCATCTTGGGTCTGTATTGCACCCAGTAAATCTGCGCCTTGCAAGGGCGACTCTGGTGGACCGTTGGTTATCAAAAATGCCAACGGTAGCAATACCTTAGTAGGCCTTACTTCATTCGGAATGGATACAATTTGCACGCTCAAGAGACCAGTAGTTTACACGCGAGTCTCATCATATTTGGAATGGATTCAAAGCGCTATCGAATATACTAAATGGTAG